The window ATAAGGATGTTAAAGTTGAACCTGGAACAATTCTTATTGGAAGTCCGCAGAATCCTATCGTTATAGGAAAAGGTTCAGTTGTCCAGCCGACTGCTGCAAAAGCTAGCTCTCTTTTGGCTTTGTAGAATCTCAAAAACAGCCTTCCCACTTACGGGGAGGCTGTTTTTTTAATGTCTAGCTTCAGTGCCTATCGCCTATCAAACTTCAGGCCTCCTCGCTACGATAAGTCATCATCGAATCGCTAGCGCTCTTCGTGATTCCTTTATCTCAGTCGAAGTCCCTCCATTTTGTACGGCGATGATCAAGGCACTTACGCTTTGCTATTTATAATCAATCCTCTTCCAAATAGCTATCTTTACGCTTATACGGGACATCTCCCATTTGTGATTCTATTCCTTTTCGATCAAGGGTTTCTTCAAGGTTTTCCAGCTTTTGTACCTTACTGAACTGGCGGTTTCCACCTTCGATATCGTTCGAAACTATTTCCTCGATATCCTCCGCTTGGGCTTCTTCATTAACTCCTTTATTATATAAGTCATTGTAGTTGTCATAATCCCCAACCATATCCTGTGGGCCATCCGCTGTTCCATAGCGGGCAACCTCTTCGAAACTGTCATTCGTATCAATAACTCCGCCCTCGCTTCTGCCTCGGAATGAATTAGGAATGGACGGCGTTAGGACATCCTCTTCTACCGGCCGGTCGGTAGCAGGAACCTTTTCAGGAGTATGTTCAACGCAATATAGCGTTGAAGGGAGTGCTTCAAGCCTCTCAAAAGGAATTTCCTTTTCACACTCACGGCAGATTCCATATGTTCCATCTTCCATAGCGGCTAATGCTTCTTTTACTTTTTCCAACTCGCTTCCCGCATGACCCTCAAGGGCATAGTCTTTCTCTCTTTCATACAGTTCTGTCCCCAAGTCAGCAGGATGATTGTCAAGTGAAGATAACTCCCCAACCGTTTCGGTTTCTGCATCTTTCCGGTCAGTATAACCGTCTTCCATTTTCAACTGGGTCTCCAGATTTGTTTCTTCCTCTTTTAATAAATATTTCAATGTATTTAACTGATTTGTCGTTAACATAAATTCCACATCCGTTTCGTTGCGTTTTACTCTTCCTGTAGTATTTTTGATACCCTTCCGGATTGTAATGAAAACATAAACCCGCTTTGGGGTTTCAATACGGACTGAGGGTTTCAGCCGATATAAAGGCATCAGGAGGAGCGAAAGCCCAATCGTATGTAGTGAGTAGACCTATCGCAAAACGGCGGCACATTCTCAAAACAACTTTCCCAAAGTGGCGCATTGCAATAGGAAATGCAAAAAGCCCCTGCATATGCAGGAGCTTTGATAAACTTATTAAATGAAGTGGCCAATGAATAAACCAATGGCAAGCAAGAAACCAAAAATTGTATTGGTTTGTGCCGTTGCTTTCATTGCTGGCATCATTTCAATAGGGGTTCTGCCGGCTTTGAATCCCTTTACTGCCAGAATAGGCTTTGGCAAACTTAGAACGACAATAGCAGCCCAAGGTGAAATAATTTGTAATACAATTAGTACCGCGACAATTATATAAGCAGCTGTAAACATTCCGGCAAGGAATCGAATCGCATTGACCCTGCCAAGTAGAATCGCGAGTGTTTTCCTTCCAAATTCCTTATCTCCGTCCAAATCCCGGATATTATTCGAAAGCAGGATTGCTCCAACAAGAATAGATACAGGAATCGAAACCAAAATACTTACACCCGTAACATAACCTGTCTGAATAAAGAATGAAATTAAAATGATTAAACAACCCATGAAGAAGCCGGCAAATAGTTCCCCGAATGGTGTATAGGCGATAGGCTTTGGACCACCCGTGTAAAGATAGCCGAACAGCATGGAAATACTCCCTATTACTGCAATCCACCAACTGCTTTCCATGCAAATGTAGATACCCAGCAAGACGGATATGCCGTATAAAAGCAGAGCCAGTTGCATGACTGTCGCTGGTTTTATACCATCTCTGACTATGGCACCGCCAATACCAATAGAATGTTCGTTGTCTAGTCCGCGTTTAAAGTCATAGTATTCATTAAACATATTTGTAGCCGCCTGGATCAAAAGGCAGGCGAGCAGCATTGCACCAAACAGAAGACCATTTATTTTTCCTTCTTCAAGTGCGAGGACAGTACCCAAAAAAACTGGGACAAATGCAGCAGTCAAGGTATGGGGGCGTGTTAGCTGCCACCATGCGTGAAAACCGCGATTGGATTCTGGGATATGGGGTGTGCCTGTCTGTAATTGTGTCTGCATGCATTACACTCCCTGATGTAGTAGTATAGCAATGAATTCTTATATGCCACATTTAAGTGTATGAAATTTAAGGAAAGGTGTCAATTACTTTTTCCTGCCAGCTTCCAGTCAGTTTACCGGATTTACCCTTGTGGAAAATTAGGAATGTAGCTTAATCGAGGTTTGTGACAGAATAGGATATAATATAGGAAAAAACATGGTGACTGTGACTACTGTTATTGACACTCCCGCAATTTGAGTAGTATTTTTAAATAGGTTTTAAACTGAATGGGGACAGTGGTTTGCGCTGTTTGGAGGGATAATGTTGGTTACCATCCACGATACAGAGTTAAAGGAAGGCATCCTTCAAGGAATAATTAGAGCAAAGGAATTAGGCAGGCCTGTGCTGGTAAGTGAGGTTAGCAAGGTTGGAGCTATGGATCCTTTGTTGTTTTTTGCCAGTGGAAAAGAAGAGTTCCTGGGGGAACGTTTTTTTTGGAAAAGTCCAGGAGAGGAAATTACTATAGCCGGACTTGGAATTGCCGCGCAATTGAGTGTTGATTCCGATAATGGCCGGTTTACGATTATTAATAAACAATGGGATAGGTTTATAAAGGATAGCATCGTAATGAACAGCTATTCTTCTGAGGCTATTGGGCCTCTAATGTTTGGCGGGTTTGCATTTGACCCACAAAAGCCAAGAACAGCGTTATGGTCAAAATACCAGGATGCTTTGTTTCACATTCCCCGCTTTATGGTTTCTGTTTTGAAGGGGGATGTATATTTAACTACAAACATCATGTGTACGAAGTATGA is drawn from Bacillus sp. FJAT-18017 and contains these coding sequences:
- a CDS encoding TraR/DksA C4-type zinc finger protein; its protein translation is MLTTNQLNTLKYLLKEEETNLETQLKMEDGYTDRKDAETETVGELSSLDNHPADLGTELYEREKDYALEGHAGSELEKVKEALAAMEDGTYGICRECEKEIPFERLEALPSTLYCVEHTPEKVPATDRPVEEDVLTPSIPNSFRGRSEGGVIDTNDSFEEVARYGTADGPQDMVGDYDNYNDLYNKGVNEEAQAEDIEEIVSNDIEGGNRQFSKVQKLENLEETLDRKGIESQMGDVPYKRKDSYLEED
- a CDS encoding 1,4-dihydroxy-2-naphthoate polyprenyltransferase, whose translation is MQTQLQTGTPHIPESNRGFHAWWQLTRPHTLTAAFVPVFLGTVLALEEGKINGLLFGAMLLACLLIQAATNMFNEYYDFKRGLDNEHSIGIGGAIVRDGIKPATVMQLALLLYGISVLLGIYICMESSWWIAVIGSISMLFGYLYTGGPKPIAYTPFGELFAGFFMGCLIILISFFIQTGYVTGVSILVSIPVSILVGAILLSNNIRDLDGDKEFGRKTLAILLGRVNAIRFLAGMFTAAYIIVAVLIVLQIISPWAAIVVLSLPKPILAVKGFKAGRTPIEMMPAMKATAQTNTIFGFLLAIGLFIGHFI